In Micromonospora sp. NBC_01813, the following are encoded in one genomic region:
- a CDS encoding cystathionine beta-synthase: protein MRYHDNVVDLIGNTPLVRLRNVTAGISATVLAKVEYFNPGGSVKDRIALRMVEAAEQAGLLRPGGTIVEPTSGNTGVGLALVAQLRGYSCVFVCPDKVSEDKQNVLRAYGAEVVVCPTSVAPEDPRSYYQVSDRLAAEIPGAWKPDQYANPANPQSHYEATGPELWEQTGGRITHFVAGVGTGGTISGVGRYLKEASGGTVRVIGADPEGSVYSGGSGRPYLVEGVGEDFWPQTYDRSICDEIVEVSDQESFALTRRLAREEGLLVGGSCGMAVAAALRVARRAGPDDVVVVLLPDGGRGYLSKIFNDEWMARYGFLDTNGAEPTVGDVLAAKPGGLPELVHVHPTETIRDAVDYMREYGISQLPVLKAEPPVVTGEVAGSIAERDLLDALFSGKAQLYDTIERHMAEPLPMVGGGQPVREAVALLAATDAALVLVDGKPRGVITRQDLLAHLGKSGA from the coding sequence GTGCGTTACCACGACAACGTCGTTGATCTCATCGGCAACACCCCGCTGGTACGCCTGCGTAACGTCACCGCCGGGATCTCCGCGACGGTGTTGGCCAAAGTCGAGTACTTCAACCCGGGCGGTTCGGTGAAGGACCGGATCGCGCTGCGGATGGTCGAGGCTGCCGAGCAGGCCGGTCTGCTCCGACCGGGCGGCACGATCGTAGAGCCGACCAGTGGAAACACCGGGGTCGGCCTGGCGCTGGTCGCGCAGCTCAGGGGCTATTCCTGTGTCTTCGTCTGCCCGGACAAGGTCAGCGAGGACAAGCAGAACGTGCTGCGGGCGTACGGAGCCGAGGTGGTCGTCTGCCCGACCTCGGTCGCACCGGAGGATCCCCGCTCGTACTACCAGGTCTCCGACCGGTTGGCGGCGGAGATCCCCGGGGCGTGGAAGCCGGACCAGTACGCGAATCCGGCCAATCCGCAGTCGCACTACGAGGCCACCGGGCCGGAGCTGTGGGAACAGACCGGGGGCCGGATCACCCACTTCGTGGCCGGGGTCGGCACCGGCGGGACCATCTCGGGGGTGGGTCGGTATCTCAAGGAGGCTTCCGGCGGGACGGTGCGGGTGATCGGTGCCGACCCGGAAGGCTCGGTCTACTCCGGCGGATCCGGTCGCCCGTACCTGGTCGAGGGGGTGGGCGAGGATTTCTGGCCGCAGACCTACGACCGGTCGATCTGCGATGAGATCGTGGAGGTCTCCGACCAGGAGTCGTTCGCGTTGACCCGTCGACTGGCCCGGGAGGAAGGCCTGCTCGTCGGCGGCTCGTGTGGCATGGCGGTCGCGGCGGCGTTGCGGGTTGCCCGCCGGGCCGGTCCGGACGACGTCGTGGTGGTGCTGCTGCCGGACGGCGGCCGCGGCTACCTGTCGAAGATCTTCAACGACGAGTGGATGGCGCGGTACGGGTTCCTGGACACCAACGGCGCCGAGCCGACGGTCGGTGACGTGCTGGCGGCCAAGCCAGGTGGCCTGCCGGAGCTGGTGCACGTGCACCCGACGGAGACGATCCGGGACGCGGTCGACTACATGCGCGAGTACGGCATCTCCCAGCTGCCGGTGCTCAAGGCCGAACCGCCGGTGGTGACCGGCGAGGTGGCCGGCTCCATCGCCGAGCGGGATCTGCTCGACGCGTTGTTCAGCGGCAAGGCGCAGCTGTACGACACGATCGAGCGGCACATGGCGGAGCCGTTGCCGATGGTGGGGGGCGGTCAGCCGGTACGCGAGGCGGTGGCGCTGCTGGCCGCGACGGACGCGGCGCTGGTGTTGGTCGACGGTAAACCGCGGGGTGTGATCACCCGGCAGGACCTGCTGGCCCATTTGGGAAAGAGCGGCGCATAG
- a CDS encoding YkvA family protein: MARTLKRAAAFAALGRALTAGSRGGPSLGRRVAALPRMIRATARGQYDGGMRLALMTAAVAYVASPFDLVPEALLILLGLVDDALVVTWLAGSVLAETERFLAWEASRESVVPGQVIG; the protein is encoded by the coding sequence ATGGCCAGAACACTCAAGCGGGCGGCGGCGTTCGCGGCGCTGGGCCGGGCGTTGACCGCTGGCTCCCGTGGCGGACCGTCGCTGGGTCGGCGGGTGGCGGCACTGCCCCGGATGATCAGGGCGACGGCACGAGGCCAGTACGACGGTGGCATGCGGCTGGCGTTGATGACGGCCGCCGTGGCGTACGTCGCCTCCCCGTTCGACCTGGTGCCGGAGGCGCTGCTGATCCTGCTCGGCCTGGTCGACGACGCGCTCGTGGTGACCTGGCTGGCTGGCAGTGTGCTGGCCGAGACCGAGCGGTTCCTCGCGTGGGAAGCGAGTCGTGAGTCAGTGGTTCCCGGTCAGGTCATCGGCTGA